A window of the Butyricimonas faecalis genome harbors these coding sequences:
- a CDS encoding polysaccharide biosynthesis/export family protein, translating to MKIRYILLLLTVASLLGSCAAPKVAYFTDLKPGMAEQVLNPLEIRVRPEDKISILVNSKDPLLMDLFNLPIISRQIGIRSEASNNQGMSGYTINKDGNIDFPVLGHIHVAGMTREEIALCIKEELISKNLVKDPVVTVEFMNLTVSVLGEVANPGRFNIDKDRLTLLDALSMAGDLTVYGKRENVLVQREENGKKTLYRVNLNSGYDLYASPVYYLQQNDIVYVEPNSVRARQSTVNGNNVRSTSFWLSLASLLTTITVLIVK from the coding sequence ATGAAAATCAGATACATTTTACTCTTATTGACCGTGGCTTCCCTGCTAGGATCATGTGCCGCGCCGAAAGTCGCTTATTTTACGGACCTGAAACCGGGTATGGCAGAGCAGGTTCTTAATCCATTGGAAATCAGGGTACGTCCCGAAGACAAGATTTCCATATTGGTCAACAGCAAAGACCCTTTGTTGATGGACCTTTTCAACCTTCCGATTATATCCCGACAAATCGGTATAAGATCAGAAGCATCCAACAATCAAGGAATGTCAGGATACACGATAAACAAGGATGGAAATATCGATTTTCCCGTGCTGGGGCATATCCATGTGGCGGGAATGACACGCGAGGAGATTGCCTTGTGCATAAAAGAAGAGTTGATCTCGAAAAACCTCGTAAAAGATCCGGTAGTAACAGTGGAATTCATGAACCTGACCGTTTCCGTGTTGGGTGAGGTCGCCAACCCCGGACGTTTCAATATCGACAAGGACAGGCTGACGCTCCTGGACGCTTTAAGCATGGCCGGGGACCTTACCGTCTACGGGAAACGGGAGAACGTGCTGGTACAGCGGGAGGAAAACGGCAAAAAGACCCTGTACCGGGTCAATCTGAATTCGGGATATGACCTTTATGCTTCTCCCGTGTACTACCTGCAACAGAACGATATTGTTTATGTCGAACCTAACTCGGTCAGGGCAAGACAATCGACAGTCAATGGGAACAACGTGCGGTCTACCTCTTTTTGGTTATCGTTGGCCTCGCTGCTGACCACCATTACCGTGTTGATCGTGAAATAA
- a CDS encoding GumC family protein: MAVNQKNTKPGQPDDFLRIQDLLYLCLARWKWFVLSLAITTGVAAVYLLCTPAVYTRTASVLIKEDSKGKSVSPDLESFSEFGLFQSSTNVNNELITFQSPALMTEVVKRFRLDMNYFVPGKFHRQVAYGLTLPVDVTISDFPENESAGFTLEVQPDSTLLLSDFTRNGTELDGKDIKGRLLDSITTPLGKIIIHATPNYVKGETYTLYVGKSSLYDAVNSCSSNLSVSLNNEKASVIDLSFRDNSVQRAEDVLSMLISVYNENWVKDKNQIAISTSMFINERLGVIEQELGNVDEDISSYKSEHLLPDVQAASSMYMAQSSQTNAQILALNNQLYMTRYIRNYLSNDANRTQLLPANSGIESANIESQIAEYNKQLLQRNSLVANSSTENPLVVDMDQALASMRGAIIRSIDNQIVTLNSQIKSLRQTEQQTTSRIAANPTQAKYLLSVERQQKVKEALYLFLLQKREENELSQAFTAYNTRIVAPPHGSMLPMSPVRKNILMVACALGLLIPVVIIFICENMNTRVRGRKDLESVTVPFIGEIPLFTRKKKGIFRKKPQEVRAIVVKEGSRDIINEAFRVLRTNLEFMTGKDKASNVIIVTSFNPGSGKSFLTMNIAVSFAIKGKKVLVIDGDLRHGSASSYIDSPTKGLSDYLGGRIDNLNEIIVTNPKQKYLDILPVGTIPPNPTELLFDDRLKQVIDTVREQYEYVLIDCPPIELVADTQIIEKLADRTIFVVRAGLLELSMLAELEKIYGEKKYKNMSLILNGTEGSGGRYGYRYGYRYGYHYGYGSEYHYGSDEKYIE; encoded by the coding sequence ATGGCCGTAAATCAAAAGAATACAAAACCGGGACAGCCGGATGATTTCCTGCGGATACAGGATCTGTTGTACCTGTGCCTCGCGAGGTGGAAGTGGTTCGTCCTGTCTTTGGCGATAACGACAGGTGTTGCTGCTGTCTATCTGCTGTGTACCCCTGCCGTATATACACGCACTGCTTCGGTGTTGATCAAGGAGGATTCCAAAGGCAAGTCGGTCTCCCCGGATCTGGAATCCTTTTCGGAGTTTGGGTTGTTCCAGTCCAGCACCAATGTAAATAACGAACTCATCACCTTTCAGTCGCCGGCTTTAATGACCGAGGTAGTTAAACGATTTCGTTTGGATATGAATTACTTCGTTCCGGGGAAATTCCACCGTCAGGTGGCCTATGGACTGACATTACCAGTGGATGTAACGATAAGTGACTTTCCTGAAAACGAATCGGCTGGGTTTACATTGGAAGTACAGCCAGACAGCACATTACTCTTATCCGACTTTACACGTAACGGGACGGAGCTCGACGGAAAGGATATAAAGGGCCGCTTGCTCGACTCCATCACTACGCCATTAGGGAAAATCATTATCCATGCAACCCCCAATTATGTGAAAGGCGAGACATACACATTGTATGTAGGTAAATCCAGTTTGTATGATGCTGTAAACTCCTGCTCGTCCAATCTGTCCGTTTCATTGAATAATGAGAAAGCGTCAGTTATCGACCTGTCATTCAGGGATAATTCTGTACAACGGGCGGAGGATGTATTGAGCATGTTGATTTCCGTTTATAATGAGAACTGGGTGAAGGACAAGAACCAGATCGCTATCAGCACCTCGATGTTCATCAACGAGCGTTTGGGCGTAATCGAACAGGAACTGGGCAACGTGGACGAGGACATTTCATCCTACAAGTCCGAACATCTGTTACCCGACGTGCAGGCGGCTTCGAGCATGTATATGGCGCAGAGCAGCCAGACGAATGCGCAGATTCTGGCTTTGAACAACCAGCTCTACATGACCCGCTACATCCGGAACTATTTGTCCAATGACGCCAACCGTACCCAACTGCTTCCGGCCAATTCCGGCATTGAAAGCGCCAATATTGAATCGCAGATTGCCGAATACAACAAACAACTGTTGCAGCGCAACAGCCTGGTTGCGAACAGTAGTACGGAAAATCCGCTGGTCGTTGATATGGATCAGGCCCTGGCATCCATGCGTGGGGCGATAATCAGGTCTATCGACAATCAGATAGTAACCTTGAATTCGCAGATAAAAAGTTTGCGGCAGACGGAGCAACAGACAACATCACGTATAGCAGCTAACCCTACACAAGCCAAATACCTGCTCTCGGTGGAACGCCAGCAGAAGGTAAAGGAGGCTCTTTATTTGTTCTTACTGCAAAAGCGTGAGGAGAACGAACTCTCACAGGCATTTACGGCCTACAATACCCGTATTGTTGCCCCGCCCCACGGTAGCATGTTGCCGATGTCACCCGTGCGCAAAAACATCTTAATGGTCGCGTGTGCTTTGGGACTGCTTATTCCGGTAGTCATTATCTTTATATGTGAGAACATGAATACCCGTGTACGGGGAAGAAAAGATCTGGAAAGCGTAACCGTACCGTTCATCGGTGAAATTCCGCTGTTCACAAGAAAGAAGAAAGGAATATTCAGAAAGAAACCACAGGAAGTCAGGGCCATTGTTGTCAAGGAGGGCAGCCGTGACATCATCAACGAGGCATTCCGTGTATTGCGTACCAACTTGGAGTTCATGACTGGCAAGGATAAGGCATCGAATGTCATCATCGTGACCTCGTTCAATCCGGGCAGCGGCAAGTCGTTCCTGACCATGAATATCGCCGTGAGCTTTGCCATTAAAGGGAAGAAAGTGTTGGTAATCGACGGTGACCTGCGTCACGGCTCTGCGTCATCCTATATCGACTCTCCTACCAAGGGGTTGAGCGACTATCTTGGCGGCAGGATTGACAATCTCAATGAAATAATTGTCACCAATCCGAAACAGAAATATCTGGACATCCTTCCTGTCGGCACCATACCTCCCAACCCCACCGAACTGTTGTTCGACGACCGGCTGAAACAGGTAATAGATACCGTAAGGGAACAATACGAATATGTGCTGATTGACTGTCCGCCCATCGAACTGGTGGCCGACACGCAGATAATCGAGAAGCTGGCTGACCGTACTATTTTCGTGGTTCGTGCAGGATTGCTTGAACTGAGTATGCTTGCTGAACTGGAGAAAATCTACGGGGAGAAAAAATACAAGAACATGTCCCTGATCCTGAATGGAACCGAGGGAAGCGGTGGTCGCTACGGATACCGTTATGGCTATCGGTATGGTTATCACTATGGTTACGGTTCGGAATATCACTATGGTTCCGATGAAAAATATATAGAGTAA
- a CDS encoding MraY family glycosyltransferase: MIFWIVNCSIAFLICVFCAGIIIPQILLIAFRKRLFDLPDERKIHHCAVPRLGGIAFKPVVFFTVALLLGINMVMGHSEMLSEIENDVRPLAFAFCSIMVLYLVGMADDLIGIRYRAKFVIQILCGMMLIAGGIYIDNLYGILGIHSVPLWLGYPLTILFVVFIINAINLIDGIDGLASGLCSIACLLYGLTFLMFHQYIYAMLAFATLGVLVPFFYYNVFGNAEHGKKIFMGDTGSLTVGMMLCLLSLKLTMCGTDDNTVHINPMVLAFSPLLIPCCDVVRVYLHRVRNGKNPFLPDKNHIHHKLLAVGMQQRSVMIIVISVSTVFILFNILLSLYLNVNWIVLVDILIWTFTNIRLTKRIGQLQSRQATNK, encoded by the coding sequence ATGATTTTTTGGATAGTTAATTGCAGTATTGCATTCCTGATCTGTGTGTTCTGTGCGGGTATCATCATTCCCCAGATTTTGTTGATCGCTTTCCGCAAGCGGTTATTCGACCTTCCCGACGAACGGAAGATTCATCATTGTGCCGTGCCCCGGTTGGGCGGCATCGCATTCAAGCCGGTAGTGTTTTTCACCGTAGCCTTGTTGCTGGGGATCAATATGGTTATGGGGCATTCGGAGATGTTGTCCGAAATCGAGAACGATGTTCGGCCCTTGGCTTTCGCCTTCTGCTCCATCATGGTTCTGTATCTGGTTGGCATGGCCGATGACTTGATCGGCATCCGTTATCGAGCCAAGTTCGTTATCCAGATTCTGTGCGGCATGATGCTTATCGCCGGTGGTATATATATCGATAACCTGTACGGCATTCTAGGCATTCATTCGGTTCCATTATGGCTGGGGTATCCTCTGACCATTCTGTTCGTGGTCTTCATCATCAATGCCATCAACCTGATCGATGGCATTGACGGACTGGCTTCCGGGCTATGCAGTATTGCCTGTTTGCTTTATGGGTTGACTTTTCTTATGTTTCACCAGTATATATATGCCATGCTGGCGTTCGCCACATTAGGGGTGTTAGTGCCGTTCTTTTATTACAATGTTTTCGGGAATGCCGAGCACGGAAAAAAGATTTTCATGGGTGACACAGGCAGCCTGACCGTTGGCATGATGCTCTGTCTTCTCAGTCTCAAGTTGACTATGTGTGGGACAGATGATAATACGGTACATATAAATCCGATGGTGCTGGCATTCTCCCCGCTGCTGATTCCTTGCTGTGATGTGGTCCGGGTTTATCTGCATCGGGTACGCAACGGAAAGAACCCGTTCTTGCCGGATAAGAACCATATCCACCATAAACTACTTGCTGTCGGAATGCAGCAGCGAAGTGTCATGATTATCGTCATATCCGTATCGACCGTATTCATACTGTTTAATATTCTTCTCTCCCTTTATCTGAATGTAAACTGGATCGTACTAGTCGATATCCTGATATGGACTTTCACCAATATCCGACTGACGAAACGTATCGGACAGCTTCAGTCGAGACAGGCAACCAACAAATAA
- a CDS encoding serine O-acetyltransferase, with the protein MDIISFYRVERWLFERHIPVLPKIVQLLIFLIFNSKITADSKIGKGSYCVCKGISTVLIPGTEIGENCVLGLRFSTVRQFPYKEVPCLKNNVWVGPNVIIAGPVVIEDDVVIAGNSFVNRSVPKGAIVAGCPAKIIGWRKNLDYAIETNPKYKDGRMPFLTK; encoded by the coding sequence ATGGACATTATATCATTCTATAGGGTAGAACGTTGGCTATTTGAACGCCATATTCCGGTTTTGCCCAAAATCGTACAACTATTGATTTTTCTCATTTTCAATTCAAAAATAACCGCTGATTCAAAAATAGGAAAAGGGTCATACTGTGTGTGCAAAGGGATTAGCACTGTCTTAATACCGGGAACAGAAATCGGAGAAAATTGCGTATTAGGATTGCGATTTTCTACTGTACGGCAGTTTCCATATAAAGAAGTTCCTTGTCTAAAGAATAATGTTTGGGTGGGACCTAATGTTATTATTGCTGGCCCTGTTGTAATAGAAGATGATGTGGTAATCGCTGGAAATTCATTTGTCAACCGAAGTGTTCCCAAAGGTGCTATTGTAGCAGGATGTCCGGCAAAGATTATTGGCTGGAGAAAGAATCTTGATTATGCGATTGAGACAAACCCAAAGTATAAAGATGGCCGTATGCCATTCTTGACAAAATGA
- the wecC gene encoding UDP-N-acetyl-D-mannosamine dehydrogenase gives MKACFMGLGYIGLPTAIIAAKHGVQVTGVDINPKVVELTNQGKLHIIEPGMEEMLQEVVKNGTLHASTKPETSDAYFMVVPTPFKGNHEPDISYVEAATRAVLPFLKEGDLYVIESTSPVGTTDKMRDLIFAERPELEGKIYIAYCPERVLPGNVIYELVHNDRVIGGMNEESTTKAIEFYSQFVQGTLHRTNCKTAEMCKLTENSSRDVQIAFANELSLICDKAGINVWELIRLANKHPRVNILQPGCGVGGHCIAIDPYFITADFPVESRIISTAREINNYKSFYCAEKVKNAMFEFELKNHCKPVVAMMGLAFKPDIDDLRESPAKYITTKVMQGCNNANILVVEPNVKEHNVFKLTDYKEAYDKADIVVFLTAHTPFKELPWKDDKVILDFCGIFKQ, from the coding sequence ATGAAAGCATGTTTTATGGGCTTGGGCTATATCGGATTGCCTACAGCCATTATCGCAGCAAAGCACGGAGTACAGGTAACGGGTGTTGACATCAACCCCAAAGTTGTAGAGCTGACCAATCAAGGTAAGCTCCACATCATTGAACCGGGGATGGAAGAAATGCTGCAAGAAGTTGTGAAAAACGGGACATTGCACGCAAGCACGAAGCCGGAGACAAGTGACGCTTACTTTATGGTTGTTCCCACCCCGTTCAAAGGTAATCATGAGCCTGATATTTCGTATGTAGAGGCGGCAACTCGTGCTGTACTTCCTTTTCTCAAGGAAGGTGACTTATATGTAATTGAAAGCACATCACCCGTTGGTACGACTGATAAAATGCGTGACTTAATTTTCGCTGAGCGTCCTGAATTGGAAGGTAAAATTTATATCGCCTATTGCCCCGAGCGTGTACTTCCGGGCAATGTGATTTATGAGTTGGTACATAACGACCGTGTCATTGGCGGTATGAACGAAGAAAGTACAACAAAAGCAATCGAGTTCTACTCGCAGTTCGTACAGGGGACGCTGCATCGGACTAATTGCAAGACCGCTGAAATGTGCAAACTGACTGAGAACAGCAGTCGTGACGTGCAGATAGCTTTTGCCAATGAACTTTCATTGATTTGCGACAAGGCAGGGATTAATGTTTGGGAACTTATCAGGCTTGCCAACAAACATCCGCGCGTAAATATCCTGCAACCTGGCTGTGGAGTCGGAGGTCATTGTATTGCTATCGATCCATATTTCATTACAGCGGATTTTCCGGTTGAAAGTCGCATAATTTCTACAGCACGCGAAATCAACAATTATAAATCGTTCTATTGTGCTGAAAAAGTAAAGAACGCCATGTTTGAATTTGAACTGAAAAATCACTGTAAGCCTGTGGTAGCAATGATGGGGTTGGCATTCAAACCGGACATTGACGATTTGCGTGAATCTCCAGCAAAATATATCACAACTAAAGTAATGCAAGGATGTAATAATGCCAACATTTTAGTGGTAGAGCCAAATGTGAAAGAACATAACGTGTTCAAGTTGACAGACTATAAAGAGGCTTATGACAAAGCCGATATTGTTGTGTTCCTTACAGCCCATACACCTTTCAAAGAACTACCGTGGAAAGATGATAAAGTGATACTTGATTTCTGTGGAATATTTAAGCAATAG
- a CDS encoding acyltransferase has protein sequence MNILRIKKLIFLHLQHLPMKSRAWRPLVCKWGGVQIISPKRTFIGEGVIFDTNYPQDIFIEEGVRLTSGVKIVTHFMNPNTGSYDRGKVHICKGAYLGMNTLVVKPVTIGERAIIGAGSVVTKDIPANEVWAGNPAKFIRKR, from the coding sequence ATGAATATTCTGAGAATCAAGAAGCTAATATTTTTACACCTCCAACATCTACCCATGAAATCAAGGGCATGGAGACCATTAGTTTGCAAATGGGGTGGAGTGCAGATAATCAGCCCCAAAAGAACGTTTATCGGTGAGGGCGTCATATTTGACACAAATTATCCACAAGATATTTTTATCGAAGAAGGTGTTCGTTTGACATCGGGGGTGAAAATAGTAACACATTTCATGAATCCTAATACTGGAAGTTACGACAGGGGGAAGGTTCATATCTGCAAAGGCGCCTATCTCGGAATGAATACTTTGGTGGTAAAACCTGTAACAATTGGAGAGCGAGCTATAATTGGAGCAGGTTCTGTTGTGACCAAAGATATACCAGCCAATGAAGTTTGGGCAGGAAATCCCGCAAAATTTATAAGAAAACGGTAG
- a CDS encoding tyrosine-protein phosphatase, protein MWFFKKREKQNIIKLIGFTDYHSHILPGVDDGVQTMDESLEILRLYEEQGIKSVWLTPHIMEDIPNTTAHLRDRFAELQAAYTGGVQLHLAAENMLDNLFEERLGKNDLLPLGENGDHLLVETSYFSPPMGLKNILLRIKSKGYHPVLAHPERYAYMDESDYRQLKDMGVKFQINLPSIAGMYGNRIKKKAMFLMREQAIAYIGTDIHSYSIFQKFICTSVTRNVQKLLDL, encoded by the coding sequence ATGTGGTTTTTTAAAAAAAGGGAAAAACAAAATATAATAAAGCTAATCGGTTTTACAGACTATCATTCGCATATTCTTCCGGGCGTGGATGACGGTGTACAAACGATGGACGAATCTTTGGAAATTCTACGTTTGTATGAGGAGCAAGGGATCAAATCCGTATGGCTCACACCGCACATCATGGAAGACATTCCCAATACGACTGCCCATCTTCGCGACCGTTTTGCAGAATTGCAGGCTGCTTACACAGGTGGCGTACAACTGCACCTTGCAGCGGAAAACATGCTTGACAATCTCTTTGAGGAACGGCTGGGAAAGAATGACCTGCTACCTTTAGGCGAGAATGGCGACCACCTGCTGGTGGAAACCTCTTATTTCAGTCCTCCGATGGGCTTGAAAAATATCCTGCTTCGCATCAAATCTAAAGGATACCACCCTGTTCTCGCCCATCCGGAGCGTTATGCTTATATGGATGAATCGGATTACCGACAGCTAAAAGACATGGGTGTGAAATTCCAGATTAATCTTCCATCAATAGCGGGTATGTATGGCAACCGGATTAAGAAAAAGGCCATGTTTCTTATGAGAGAACAGGCTATTGCTTATATAGGGACAGATATTCACAGTTACAGTATATTTCAAAAGTTCATTTGTACAAGCGTTACAAGAAACGTACAAAAACTGCTTGATTTATAG
- a CDS encoding oligosaccharide flippase family protein translates to MTLSQVFKSRLLSNIWNQFLLYGFSSIIPILLIPYLLNVIGVEKYGLVNFAIIFSFYFQIFNEFGFDLSNVRHVVNNRDNQEKLGRIVSSILQCKFFLILCSLFVYILVVGLIPSLRNELTLYILAFIRLIGVVIAPYWLFRSMEDIKYITRISVPIKLLCILPIFLIVKSTDDYALVMLCYALETFVSGIVALFIAQKRYGIKLQIVSAQEVKFYLKDSIPFFSSTFLMRAYKTMNTLVLGFILGDFAVGLYTAAEKLHNAYSSFVSPLLSQIFYPYFTRIKNMGRATKMVLLLCIANTIALACIYFLSPYLIPIFIKTETASITTYFNLFLLLLAISVPADMFGFPYLGVLGKINEVNMTTIYSAIIYIIVVLVLILTHSISIGSVIWALIIANVGCLVLRLYLANKVRVGNVDKQ, encoded by the coding sequence ATGACATTAAGCCAAGTTTTCAAATCAAGATTGTTGTCAAATATTTGGAATCAGTTTCTCCTTTATGGTTTCAGTAGCATTATACCAATTCTACTAATTCCATATTTGTTGAACGTTATAGGAGTAGAAAAATACGGTCTTGTAAATTTTGCCATTATATTTAGCTTTTACTTTCAGATATTCAATGAGTTCGGTTTCGATTTATCTAATGTCAGGCATGTCGTCAATAATAGAGACAATCAAGAAAAATTGGGAAGGATAGTTTCTTCTATTCTGCAATGTAAGTTTTTTCTCATACTCTGTTCTCTATTTGTTTATATTTTAGTTGTAGGGTTGATTCCTTCACTAAGGAATGAACTCACGCTTTATATATTAGCCTTTATTCGTTTGATAGGGGTTGTCATTGCTCCCTATTGGCTTTTCCGTTCAATGGAGGACATTAAATATATAACACGTATCAGCGTGCCAATAAAGCTATTATGTATATTGCCTATTTTTTTAATCGTTAAGTCTACTGATGATTATGCATTGGTGATGTTGTGCTATGCTCTTGAAACATTTGTTTCAGGTATTGTCGCTTTATTCATTGCCCAAAAAAGATACGGGATCAAACTTCAAATAGTCTCGGCACAAGAAGTGAAATTTTATCTTAAGGATAGTATTCCGTTTTTCTCATCAACTTTTTTGATGAGAGCCTATAAAACAATGAATACCTTAGTGCTTGGCTTTATTCTTGGAGATTTTGCAGTCGGATTATATACAGCTGCGGAAAAACTTCATAATGCGTATTCATCATTTGTTTCTCCGCTTTTATCTCAGATATTTTACCCATATTTCACAAGGATAAAAAATATGGGTAGAGCGACTAAGATGGTATTGCTTTTATGTATTGCCAATACAATCGCTTTAGCTTGTATATATTTCTTATCACCGTATCTTATACCGATTTTTATTAAGACTGAAACAGCAAGTATAACCACGTATTTCAACCTATTCTTGCTTTTATTGGCGATTAGTGTGCCAGCTGACATGTTCGGTTTCCCTTATTTGGGCGTACTTGGAAAAATCAATGAGGTAAATATGACAACCATTTATTCTGCAATCATATACATCATTGTTGTCCTTGTCTTGATTCTTACTCACAGTATTAGCATAGGAAGTGTTATTTGGGCTTTGATTATAGCGAACGTGGGATGTTTGGTTTTGCGCCTATATTTAGCCAATAAAGTAAGAGTTGGTAATGTTGATAAACAATAG
- a CDS encoding glycosyltransferase family 4 protein has translation MFLIILIISIETLTMRVLITVPTKSGYGGVTNYYLGIKEYWKENIEYFYFGRKPWRNIFYPFLIIRFIIRLICFKPDIVLLNPSLGDKALKRDFIYLNICRFFRKKTSVFIHGFNFEYAKNADWKWISANLNKALCIFVLSQDFKNELIRRGIKSDIHLTSTKVPDYFISGFDLSMRQGKAENIMYSGRIEKAKGVYETVDTFSILKSQYKDLTLTFVGDGSELPMLKQYVENKKIKDVRFTGELRGEDFKKEYINADMYLFLSYTEGMPTVVLEAMIFGLPIFTRKVGGLIDFFENGKMGYISSSLDPAVFAEAMKPYIENPAKMRSVSIYNSEYAKTHFVASVVVRKFENTLKKYIEL, from the coding sequence ATGTTCTTAATTATTTTAATCATATCAATTGAAACACTAACAATGAGGGTATTAATAACTGTTCCCACTAAATCCGGATATGGAGGAGTAACTAATTATTATTTAGGGATTAAAGAGTATTGGAAAGAAAATATTGAATATTTTTATTTCGGTCGTAAGCCTTGGCGTAATATATTTTATCCATTTTTAATTATCCGTTTTATAATCCGATTGATTTGCTTTAAACCTGATATAGTACTACTTAACCCATCGCTTGGAGATAAAGCCTTAAAACGAGATTTTATATATTTAAACATTTGCCGATTTTTCAGAAAGAAAACATCCGTATTTATTCATGGTTTCAATTTCGAGTATGCTAAAAATGCAGATTGGAAATGGATAAGTGCCAATTTGAATAAGGCCTTGTGTATTTTTGTGTTATCCCAAGATTTCAAGAATGAATTGATAAGGAGGGGGATAAAATCTGATATACATCTAACTTCGACAAAAGTACCCGATTATTTTATTTCAGGTTTTGACCTTTCGATGAGACAAGGAAAAGCCGAAAACATTATGTATAGCGGGCGAATAGAAAAGGCCAAGGGTGTATATGAAACAGTCGATACATTTTCAATACTTAAGTCACAATACAAGGATCTGACATTGACCTTTGTCGGTGATGGCTCAGAACTTCCTATGTTGAAACAATATGTTGAGAATAAGAAAATAAAGGATGTCCGTTTTACTGGAGAGTTACGTGGGGAAGATTTTAAAAAGGAATACATTAACGCCGATATGTATTTGTTTCTAAGTTATACGGAAGGTATGCCAACTGTGGTTTTGGAAGCAATGATTTTCGGACTCCCTATTTTTACCAGAAAAGTGGGTGGCCTAATAGATTTCTTTGAAAATGGAAAGATGGGATATATATCAAGTTCGTTAGATCCGGCAGTTTTTGCAGAAGCAATGAAACCATATATCGAGAATCCTGCTAAAATGAGGAGTGTATCAATATATAATTCCGAATATGCGAAAACCCATTTTGTTGCATCCGTTGTTGTCCGAAAATTTGAAAATACACTAAAGAAATATATTGAGCTATGA
- a CDS encoding UpxY family transcription antiterminator, with amino-acid sequence MATSEGEKQTCWYVMRDLKRANAKLPAYKQLLNEHFEVFTPMKEQLSVHGGKRTREEVPFIQDLLFVHDTQEAIDPFVEKYPTIQYRFQKGGGYKNPMTVADADMERFIHAVSVSKNPKYYLPGELTPSMCGRHIRIVGGPLDGYEGKLLTVRGSKTKRLLVELPEFFSVGVEVNPEYIRLL; translated from the coding sequence ATGGCTACTTCGGAAGGTGAAAAACAGACATGCTGGTACGTGATGCGCGACCTTAAACGGGCCAATGCCAAGTTGCCCGCATACAAGCAACTGTTGAACGAGCATTTCGAGGTGTTCACTCCCATGAAAGAGCAGTTGAGTGTTCATGGCGGCAAACGGACTCGGGAAGAAGTTCCCTTTATCCAGGATTTGCTTTTTGTTCATGATACCCAGGAAGCTATTGATCCGTTTGTGGAAAAGTATCCCACGATACAGTATCGTTTCCAGAAGGGAGGTGGTTACAAAAATCCGATGACTGTCGCTGATGCGGACATGGAGCGGTTCATACATGCTGTAAGTGTGTCGAAAAATCCGAAATATTATCTTCCTGGCGAATTGACACCCTCTATGTGCGGACGGCACATCCGTATTGTAGGCGGTCCTTTGGACGGTTATGAAGGAAAATTGCTGACTGTACGCGGGTCGAAAACGAAACGTCTGTTAGTGGAGCTGCCCGAGTTCTTTTCCGTAGGGGTGGAAGTCAATCCCGAATATATCAGGCTATTATAA